From Cellulomonas fimi ATCC 484, a single genomic window includes:
- a CDS encoding DNA polymerase III subunit gamma and tau yields MTTALYRRYRPESFAEVIGQDHVTAPLRQALRSGQVNHAYLFSGPRGCGKTTSARILARILNCEQNTEGSPTDTPCGTCPSCVELARGGSGSLDVVEIDAASHGGVDDARELRERATFAPARDRYKVFILDEAHMVTPQGFNALLKIVEEPPPHVKFIFATTEPDKVIGTIRSRTHHYPFRLVPPDVLVPYLEQLCTSEGVPVGAGVLPLVVRAGGGSVRDTLSVLDQLIAGSAGGLDYDDAAALLGYTPAALLDDLVEAVAARDGGSAFRVVERVISTGHEPRRFVEDLLERLRDLIVIAASGDAADAALRDVPSDQMARMRLQAQHLGASELSRSADLANAALTEMTGATSPRLHLELLMARLLLPAADDTRTGLGARLDRLERGLPAGGAAFASAPLVAPAGVPPTATAAAPVPPHGAAAAVPSQVPTAVAPPVPAAATPTPGGSDAGPAAPDRTARGGTDRRPASDATDASDGPRPAATSSPTGAPEGDAAAAQGTSRPAEQRPSSLEPAPPEPTSAAEQAASRAPSPVTAQPSSPGQGPASVPAPAPGHVSAAAPGPASVPSSAGTSGPPAAPAATAAPAASAAVAPSAPPAGGRDTEVLRRRWPEVLETVKGLRRVTWALVDPRNAQVAELDATTLRLSFSTPQLAATFRNGAHADVVARAVRETLGFDVRVEGVLGDAPTAGAPGRGPAGPAAGATGPAGGGGTAARAASPGSAGAAPAAGPAGVVSAAAAAASWDDEPPLPEPPDDDPGEPGVPDGPPDDAAGLRSGSDAVAHGAAADGRADARGRDAAAPGDGGPSSPASTGPAPERGAAAPGRTAAGGGASGAPAAGPSARELGMAAAARDSAARSAARQVEDDPSPDDPDITSSSLVGAPLVAQLLGGTVIDEQYDDPTA; encoded by the coding sequence GTGACGACAGCCCTGTACCGCCGCTACCGGCCCGAGAGCTTCGCCGAGGTCATCGGTCAGGACCACGTCACGGCGCCGCTCCGGCAGGCGCTGCGCAGCGGTCAGGTCAACCACGCGTACCTGTTCAGCGGCCCCCGGGGCTGCGGCAAGACGACGTCGGCCCGCATCCTCGCGCGCATCCTCAACTGCGAGCAGAACACCGAGGGCAGCCCGACGGACACCCCGTGCGGGACGTGCCCGTCGTGCGTCGAGCTGGCGCGCGGCGGGTCCGGCAGCCTCGACGTCGTCGAGATCGACGCGGCGTCGCACGGTGGCGTCGACGACGCCCGTGAGCTGCGGGAGCGCGCGACGTTCGCGCCCGCACGCGACCGGTACAAGGTGTTCATCCTCGACGAGGCCCACATGGTCACGCCGCAGGGGTTCAACGCGCTGCTCAAGATCGTCGAGGAGCCCCCGCCGCACGTGAAGTTCATCTTCGCGACGACGGAGCCCGACAAGGTCATCGGCACGATCCGGTCCCGCACGCACCACTACCCGTTCCGCCTGGTGCCGCCGGACGTCCTGGTGCCGTACCTCGAGCAGCTCTGCACGAGCGAGGGCGTGCCCGTCGGAGCCGGTGTCCTGCCGCTCGTCGTGCGCGCGGGCGGCGGGTCGGTGCGCGACACGCTCTCCGTGCTCGACCAGCTCATCGCCGGCTCGGCTGGCGGCCTCGACTACGACGACGCGGCCGCGCTCCTCGGCTACACGCCCGCCGCGCTGCTCGACGACCTCGTCGAGGCGGTCGCCGCCCGTGACGGCGGCTCCGCGTTCCGCGTCGTCGAGCGCGTCATCTCGACCGGCCACGAGCCGCGCCGGTTCGTCGAGGACCTGCTCGAGCGGCTGCGCGACCTCATCGTCATCGCCGCCTCCGGCGACGCGGCCGACGCGGCCCTGCGCGACGTGCCGTCGGACCAGATGGCCCGCATGCGCCTCCAGGCGCAGCACCTCGGCGCCTCGGAGCTCTCCCGCTCCGCGGACCTGGCGAACGCCGCCCTCACCGAGATGACGGGCGCGACCTCCCCCCGCCTGCACCTCGAGCTCCTCATGGCCCGGCTCCTGCTGCCCGCCGCCGACGACACGCGCACCGGGCTGGGTGCGCGGCTCGACCGGCTGGAGCGCGGGCTGCCCGCCGGGGGTGCGGCGTTCGCGTCGGCACCGCTCGTCGCCCCTGCGGGCGTCCCGCCGACGGCCACCGCGGCGGCTCCCGTGCCGCCGCACGGCGCAGCGGCCGCGGTCCCGTCGCAGGTCCCGACGGCCGTCGCCCCGCCGGTCCCGGCCGCCGCGACGCCGACGCCGGGTGGATCCGACGCGGGCCCCGCGGCGCCGGACCGGACGGCGCGCGGGGGAACCGATCGGCGGCCGGCGTCCGACGCCACCGACGCCTCGGACGGCCCGCGTCCCGCCGCCACGAGCTCGCCCACGGGTGCCCCCGAGGGGGACGCCGCCGCCGCGCAGGGGACGAGCCGGCCCGCGGAGCAGCGCCCGTCGAGCCTCGAGCCGGCCCCGCCCGAGCCCACCTCCGCGGCCGAGCAGGCCGCGAGCCGAGCGCCGTCCCCGGTGACCGCGCAGCCCTCGTCGCCCGGGCAGGGTCCGGCGTCCGTGCCGGCTCCGGCGCCCGGACACGTGTCGGCTGCCGCGCCGGGTCCGGCGTCCGTGCCGTCGTCGGCTGGCACGTCGGGTCCGCCCGCCGCACCCGCGGCCACCGCTGCACCCGCGGCGTCGGCTGCGGTCGCGCCCTCGGCGCCGCCCGCCGGTGGTCGGGACACCGAGGTGCTGCGCCGCCGCTGGCCCGAGGTGCTCGAGACGGTCAAGGGGCTGCGCCGCGTGACGTGGGCGCTCGTCGACCCGCGCAACGCCCAGGTCGCCGAGCTCGACGCGACGACGCTGCGCCTGTCGTTCAGCACCCCGCAGCTCGCGGCGACCTTCCGCAACGGCGCGCACGCGGACGTCGTCGCGCGCGCGGTCCGCGAGACGCTCGGCTTCGACGTGCGCGTCGAGGGCGTCCTGGGCGACGCGCCGACGGCCGGTGCTCCCGGTCGTGGACCGGCCGGCCCGGCTGCTGGGGCCACGGGTCCGGCGGGCGGCGGCGGGACCGCGGCCCGAGCAGCGAGCCCCGGGTCGGCCGGTGCCGCGCCTGCCGCGGGCCCCGCGGGCGTGGTGAGCGCGGCCGCCGCGGCAGCCTCGTGGGACGACGAGCCGCCGCTGCCGGAGCCGCCCGACGACGACCCCGGTGAGCCCGGCGTCCCCGACGGTCCTCCGGACGACGCCGCCGGGCTGCGGTCCGGGTCCGACGCGGTCGCGCACGGCGCCGCCGCCGACGGTCGCGCCGACGCCCGCGGGCGCGACGCAGCAGCGCCGGGTGACGGTGGACCCTCGAGCCCGGCGTCGACCGGGCCGGCGCCCGAGCGTGGCGCGGCAGCGCCCGGGCGCACGGCGGCGGGTGGTGGAGCGAGCGGTGCGCCTGCCGCCGGCCCGTCGGCGCGCGAGCTCGGGATGGCCGCCGCGGCGCGTGACTCCGCCGCGCGGTCCGCGGCTCGGCAGGTCGAGGACGACCCGTCGCCCGACGACCCCGACATCACGTCGTCCTCGCTGGTGGGCGCACCGCTCGTCGCGCAGCTGCTCGGCGGCACGGTGATCGACGAGCAGTACGACGACCCGACGGCGTGA
- a CDS encoding VOC family protein, giving the protein MAHGDITHIDIPADDLGRATAFYRAVFGWDAQEMPGFEGYPMWQAPNKISGGGFGPRDDKLRIPRSYVEVDSIDDALATVVAQGGRVVMEKSEISPTSWWAVFEDTEGNELGLYESDTHAEPQG; this is encoded by the coding sequence ATGGCGCACGGCGACATCACGCACATCGACATCCCCGCGGACGACCTGGGCCGCGCGACGGCGTTCTACCGGGCGGTGTTCGGGTGGGACGCCCAGGAGATGCCCGGGTTCGAGGGCTACCCGATGTGGCAGGCCCCCAACAAGATCAGCGGCGGCGGGTTCGGGCCGCGCGACGACAAGCTCCGCATCCCGCGGTCCTACGTCGAGGTCGACTCGATCGACGACGCGCTCGCGACGGTCGTCGCGCAGGGCGGCAGGGTCGTGATGGAGAAGTCGGAGATCTCGCCGACGAGCTGGTGGGCGGTGTTCGAGGACACCGAGGGCAACGAGCTCGGTCTGTACGAGAGCGACACGCACGCCGAGCCGCAGGGCTGA
- the sthA gene encoding Si-specific NAD(P)(+) transhydrogenase, producing the protein MSDDGIPGPDAPPAPAPDDPRYDVDLVVIGSGPGGQKAAIAAAKLGKRVAIVERRHMMGGVSVNTGTIPSKTLREAVLYLTGMAQRDVYGASYRVKSDITVEDLFARTQHVIGREIEVVRAQLLRNHVDLHTGAAAFVDPHTVEVTDDDGRRTRISARFVVIATGSRPHRPETVQFDERTVVDSDGVLALDRVPGSMVVVGAGIIGIEYASMFAALGTRVTIVDKRPTMLEMCDPEVVESLKFHLRDLSVSFRLGEEVAGVDSGPNGTVTRLASGKKIAADTVMYSAGRQGQTADLDLAAAGLEADRRGRIEVDGDYRTAVPHVFAVGDVIGFPALAATSMDQGRLAAYRAFDEPARELASVQPIGIYTIPEISYCGRTEDELTRDSVPYEVGVARYRELARGQIVGDSYGMLKLLVHTETRHLLGVHIFGTSATDLVHIGQAIMACGGTIDYLVDTVLNYPTLSEAYKVAALDATNKIRAVARFAQT; encoded by the coding sequence GTGAGCGACGACGGCATCCCCGGCCCCGACGCACCTCCCGCGCCGGCCCCCGACGACCCCCGGTACGACGTCGACCTCGTCGTCATCGGCTCCGGGCCGGGCGGCCAGAAGGCGGCGATCGCCGCGGCCAAGCTCGGCAAGCGGGTCGCGATCGTCGAACGGCGGCACATGATGGGCGGCGTGTCCGTCAACACGGGCACGATCCCGTCGAAGACGTTGCGCGAGGCCGTCCTGTACCTGACGGGCATGGCGCAGCGCGACGTGTACGGCGCGTCCTACCGCGTGAAGAGCGACATCACGGTCGAGGACCTGTTCGCCCGCACGCAGCACGTCATCGGGCGCGAGATCGAGGTCGTGCGCGCCCAGCTCCTGCGCAACCACGTCGACCTGCACACGGGTGCGGCTGCGTTCGTCGACCCGCACACCGTGGAGGTCACCGACGACGACGGGCGGCGCACACGGATCTCGGCCCGGTTCGTCGTCATCGCCACGGGGTCCCGCCCGCACCGCCCGGAGACGGTGCAGTTCGACGAGCGGACCGTCGTCGACTCCGACGGGGTGCTCGCGCTCGACCGGGTGCCGGGGTCGATGGTCGTCGTCGGCGCGGGGATCATCGGCATCGAGTACGCGTCGATGTTCGCCGCCCTGGGCACGCGCGTGACGATCGTCGACAAGCGCCCGACGATGCTGGAGATGTGCGACCCGGAGGTCGTCGAGTCGCTCAAGTTCCACCTGCGGGACCTGTCGGTGTCGTTCCGGCTCGGCGAGGAGGTCGCCGGCGTCGACAGCGGCCCGAACGGCACCGTGACCCGGCTGGCGTCCGGCAAGAAGATCGCCGCCGACACCGTCATGTACTCCGCCGGACGGCAGGGGCAGACGGCGGACCTGGACCTGGCCGCCGCGGGCCTGGAGGCGGACCGCCGCGGGCGCATCGAGGTCGACGGCGACTACCGGACCGCGGTCCCGCACGTCTTCGCGGTGGGGGACGTCATCGGCTTCCCCGCGCTCGCCGCGACGTCCATGGACCAGGGCCGCCTCGCCGCCTACCGGGCGTTCGACGAGCCCGCGCGCGAGCTCGCGTCCGTGCAGCCCATCGGCATCTACACGATCCCCGAGATCTCCTACTGCGGGCGCACCGAGGACGAGCTCACGCGCGACTCCGTGCCGTACGAGGTGGGGGTCGCCCGGTACCGCGAGCTCGCCCGCGGGCAGATCGTCGGCGACTCGTACGGGATGCTCAAGCTGCTCGTCCACACCGAGACGCGGCACCTGCTGGGCGTGCACATCTTCGGGACGTCCGCGACGGACCTCGTGCACATCGGGCAGGCGATCATGGCGTGCGGCGGCACGATCGACTACCTCGTCGACACCGTCCTCAACTACCCGACGCTGTCCGAGGCGTACAAGGTCGCGGCACTCGACGCGACCAACAAGATCCGCGCGGTCGCCCGCTTCGCGCAGACGTAG
- a CDS encoding GNAT family N-acetyltransferase translates to MVVAQDASDETTTAGVRVRRAEPADLPAARTVLARALAHDPLMDWIFGLRADRSAAVSAFLWAGVEGYVLAGTTWLAVDDRRAVGAAAWRVPGTEAAGADGGPPLPGPSILGLLLPADRVVMVRDGFEAMRDQFPDEQHVLLHFLGVDADRRGFGIGASLVEAGLAAAPDHLPAHVNTTLDANVRFYQARGFEQVGSVRLGDRGPLMHGLRRPARRP, encoded by the coding sequence ATGGTGGTGGCGCAGGACGCGAGCGACGAGACCACGACGGCGGGGGTGCGCGTGCGGCGCGCGGAGCCGGCGGACCTGCCGGCGGCCCGGACAGTGCTGGCGCGGGCCCTCGCGCACGACCCGTTGATGGACTGGATCTTCGGCCTGCGCGCGGACCGGTCGGCGGCGGTGTCGGCGTTCCTGTGGGCGGGGGTCGAGGGGTACGTGCTCGCGGGGACGACGTGGCTCGCGGTCGACGACCGGCGTGCGGTCGGGGCGGCGGCGTGGCGCGTGCCGGGGACGGAGGCGGCGGGTGCGGACGGTGGGCCGCCGCTGCCGGGGCCGTCGATCCTCGGGCTGCTGCTGCCGGCGGACCGCGTGGTCATGGTGCGCGACGGGTTCGAGGCGATGCGGGACCAGTTCCCCGACGAGCAGCACGTGCTGCTGCACTTCCTGGGAGTGGACGCGGACCGGCGCGGGTTCGGGATCGGGGCGTCGCTCGTGGAGGCGGGGCTGGCCGCGGCGCCCGACCACCTGCCGGCGCACGTGAACACCACGCTCGACGCCAACGTGCGGTTCTACCAGGCGCGCGGGTTCGAGCAGGTCGGGTCGGTGCGGCTGGGGGATCGGGGCCCGCTGATGCACGGGCTGCGTCGCCCTGCCCGTCGCCCCTAG
- a CDS encoding DUF5063 domain-containing protein: MDIATPTGATEPDADLLDLARAVADESRSYLTTVTEVAAGTTPEATLPLLLLAVSDVLAVGARLGATTDVVPVLRFEPDLGPDPDVDPLRAALANVFEGIDEYAEVVDPLVTPEVETSSVSGDLVAIAGALAQGLRHYQTGAVTEALWWWQFSYLSDWGERASGVLRAIQTMLAHLRLDVADDVATEAEYDALQS, from the coding sequence ATGGACATCGCGACACCGACCGGGGCCACCGAGCCCGACGCCGACCTGCTCGACCTGGCGCGCGCCGTCGCGGACGAGTCGCGCAGCTACCTGACGACGGTCACCGAGGTCGCCGCGGGCACGACGCCGGAGGCGACGCTGCCGCTGCTGCTGCTCGCGGTCTCCGACGTGCTGGCGGTGGGCGCGCGGCTGGGCGCGACGACGGACGTCGTGCCGGTGCTGCGCTTCGAGCCGGACCTCGGGCCGGACCCGGACGTCGACCCGCTGCGCGCGGCGCTCGCGAACGTCTTCGAGGGCATCGACGAGTACGCGGAGGTCGTCGACCCGCTGGTCACGCCCGAGGTGGAGACGTCGTCGGTGTCGGGCGACCTGGTGGCCATCGCGGGTGCGCTCGCGCAGGGCCTGCGGCACTACCAGACGGGTGCCGTCACCGAGGCGCTGTGGTGGTGGCAGTTCTCGTACCTGTCCGACTGGGGCGAGCGCGCGTCGGGCGTGCTGCGGGCGATCCAGACGATGCTCGCGCACCTGCGCCTCGACGTGGCCGACGACGTCGCGACCGAGGCGGAGTACGACGCGCTGCAGTCCTGA
- a CDS encoding VOC family protein: MTTARRPRGTLHHLELWCPDLAAAEADWDWLLRAIGCVPRDRWPAGRSWTTPDGSYVVLESGPDVVGTAHERRRPGLNHVAFVAGTRAELDRLVDAAPAHGWTLLFPDRHPYAGGPGHYAAYLEDARGFEVELVAADGA, from the coding sequence GTGACGACCGCCCGACGGCCGCGCGGGACGCTGCACCACCTGGAGCTCTGGTGCCCGGACCTCGCGGCGGCCGAGGCGGACTGGGACTGGCTGCTGCGCGCGATCGGCTGCGTGCCGCGTGACCGGTGGCCGGCGGGGCGCAGCTGGACGACGCCGGACGGCTCGTACGTCGTGCTGGAGTCGGGCCCGGACGTGGTCGGCACCGCGCACGAGCGGCGACGCCCGGGCCTCAACCACGTCGCGTTCGTCGCGGGCACCCGCGCGGAGCTCGACCGGCTCGTCGACGCCGCCCCGGCGCACGGCTGGACGCTGCTGTTCCCCGACCGGCATCCCTACGCGGGCGGCCCGGGGCACTACGCGGCGTACCTCGAGGACGCGCGCGGGTTCGAGGTGGAGCTCGTGGCCGCGGACGGCGCGTGA
- a CDS encoding LysE family transporter, which produces MDLTPVLLGALAGLAVAVPVGAVGVLLLREGVVHGTRVALGAGLGVATVDLLYAAVAVVAGTQVAAVVTAHATTVRWVTTAVLLAVASGVLRSWWRDRRAPGTGRPTGPQPLAADGATAGTRTTVVAWVGRPVALAAYVRFVGLTVVNPATLLIFATVAVGLASRVGGDGSPALAGVLFVAGAGVASAAWQSVLAVGAGALGRVAGERGRSWASLVGALVVLVLAVLVALG; this is translated from the coding sequence ATGGACCTGACCCCCGTGCTGCTCGGCGCGCTCGCCGGGCTCGCCGTCGCGGTGCCCGTCGGGGCGGTCGGGGTGCTGCTGCTGCGCGAGGGGGTCGTGCACGGCACGCGCGTCGCGCTCGGCGCGGGGCTGGGCGTCGCGACGGTCGACCTGCTCTACGCGGCCGTCGCGGTGGTCGCGGGCACGCAGGTCGCCGCTGTCGTGACGGCGCACGCGACGACGGTCCGGTGGGTCACGACGGCCGTCCTGCTCGCCGTCGCGTCCGGCGTCCTGCGGTCGTGGTGGCGGGACCGACGCGCGCCCGGTACCGGCAGGCCGACCGGCCCGCAGCCCCTGGCCGCGGACGGTGCGACGGCGGGCACCCGGACGACGGTCGTCGCCTGGGTCGGCCGTCCCGTTGCGCTCGCCGCGTACGTGCGGTTCGTCGGGCTGACCGTCGTCAACCCCGCGACGCTGCTGATCTTCGCGACCGTGGCCGTGGGGCTCGCGTCGCGGGTCGGCGGCGACGGGTCCCCGGCGCTCGCGGGGGTGCTGTTCGTCGCCGGCGCCGGGGTCGCGTCGGCCGCCTGGCAGAGCGTGCTCGCGGTCGGCGCGGGGGCGCTCGGCCGGGTCGCGGGGGAGCGCGGGAGGTCGTGGGCCTCGCTCGTCGGGGCGCTCGTCGTGCTCGTCCTCGCGGTGCTCGTCGCCCTCGGCTGA
- a CDS encoding Lrp/AsnC family transcriptional regulator — MRAVDVIDDAILRELTADARLPFRELGARVGLSANAAAARVRRLVDDGTIRGFTIVTGRSPAGAPPGGLEVFVEVRLAPETTNEDFQAALRRPPGFPQVLDAVHVTGSYDYLLHALVADPASLDLLVRRLKREAGAAQTFTRLALRDPEAG; from the coding sequence ATGCGCGCCGTGGACGTCATCGACGACGCGATCCTTCGTGAGCTGACCGCGGATGCGCGGCTGCCGTTCCGCGAGCTCGGGGCGCGCGTGGGCCTGAGCGCGAACGCGGCGGCCGCGCGCGTGCGCCGGCTCGTGGACGACGGAACGATCCGCGGCTTCACGATCGTCACGGGCCGCTCGCCCGCGGGCGCCCCGCCGGGTGGGCTCGAGGTGTTCGTCGAGGTGCGGCTCGCTCCCGAGACGACGAACGAGGACTTCCAGGCGGCCCTGCGTCGCCCGCCCGGCTTCCCGCAGGTGCTCGACGCCGTCCACGTCACCGGCTCCTACGACTACCTCCTGCACGCGCTGGTCGCGGACCCCGCGTCGCTCGACCTGCTCGTCCGTCGGCTCAAGCGCGAGGCCGGTGCCGCCCAGACGTTCACGCGCCTCGCCCTGCGCGACCCGGAAGCCGGCTGA
- the recR gene encoding recombination mediator RecR produces MYEGAVQDLIDELGRLPGVGPKSAQRIAFHILAADPADVRRLSDALVEVKRRVRFCEVCGNVAQEDQCRICRDPRRSPATLCVVEEPKDVVAIERTREFRGRYHVLGGAINPIAGVGPDDLRIAQLMTRLADGVVTEVILATDPNVEGEATATYLARLLVPMGLTVSRLASGLPVGGDLEYADEVTLGRAFEGRRRISA; encoded by the coding sequence GTGTACGAGGGCGCGGTCCAGGACCTGATCGACGAGCTCGGGCGGCTGCCCGGCGTCGGTCCCAAGAGCGCCCAGCGCATCGCGTTCCACATCCTCGCGGCGGACCCGGCGGACGTGCGGCGGCTGTCGGACGCGCTCGTCGAGGTGAAGCGCCGCGTGCGGTTCTGCGAGGTCTGCGGGAACGTCGCGCAGGAGGACCAGTGCCGCATCTGCCGTGACCCGCGGCGGTCACCGGCGACGCTGTGCGTCGTCGAGGAGCCGAAGGACGTCGTCGCGATCGAGCGCACCCGGGAGTTCCGCGGGAGGTACCACGTGCTCGGCGGGGCGATCAACCCGATCGCGGGCGTCGGGCCGGACGACCTGCGGATCGCCCAGCTCATGACGCGGCTCGCGGACGGGGTGGTCACCGAGGTGATCCTGGCGACGGACCCGAACGTCGAGGGCGAGGCGACGGCGACGTACCTCGCGCGTCTGCTGGTGCCGATGGGCCTGACGGTGAGCCGGCTCGCGTCGGGGCTGCCCGTCGGCGGCGACCTCGAGTACGCGGACGAGGTCACGCTGGGACGGGCGTTCGAGGGACGACGGCGCATCAGCGCCTGA
- a CDS encoding AAA family ATPase — protein MSLDRPLPVRRVPPSGGVPDDDGAWYLRIPAVRQVLTDGWDLDAVTVLVGENGAGKSTLVEALALSRDMGPEGGSIGSRHSTRPSEAELTFRLERDIGAGRFGFFLRAETMHSFYTYLEENPGSRPEPRFHEMSHGESFLSLVGDRMFKPGLYLLDEPEAALSFTGCLALLAHLHDLVTTSPAQVVLSTHSPILAALPGAAIWEVGEWGMRRCDWEDLDLVQRWRGFLDDPRRYLRHVID, from the coding sequence GTGAGCCTCGACCGTCCGCTGCCGGTCCGCCGCGTGCCGCCGTCGGGAGGCGTCCCCGACGACGACGGCGCCTGGTACCTGCGCATCCCCGCGGTCCGGCAGGTGCTCACGGACGGCTGGGACCTGGACGCCGTGACGGTGCTCGTCGGGGAGAACGGGGCGGGCAAGTCGACGCTCGTCGAGGCGCTCGCGCTGAGCCGCGACATGGGGCCCGAGGGCGGCTCGATCGGCTCCCGGCACTCGACGCGCCCCTCAGAGGCCGAGCTGACGTTCCGCCTGGAGCGGGACATCGGCGCGGGACGCTTCGGCTTCTTCCTGCGCGCCGAGACGATGCACTCCTTCTACACGTACCTCGAGGAGAACCCGGGCAGCCGCCCGGAACCGAGGTTCCACGAGATGTCGCACGGCGAGTCGTTCCTGTCCCTCGTCGGCGACCGCATGTTCAAGCCCGGCCTGTACCTCCTCGACGAGCCCGAGGCGGCCCTGTCGTTCACGGGCTGCCTGGCGCTGCTCGCGCACCTGCACGACCTCGTCACGACGTCGCCCGCGCAGGTCGTGCTGTCGACGCACTCGCCGATCCTGGCCGCGCTTCCCGGCGCCGCGATCTGGGAGGTCGGCGAGTGGGGGATGCGGCGCTGCGACTGGGAGGACCTCGACCTCGTGCAGCGCTGGCGCGGGTTCCTCGACGACCCGCGGCGGTACCTGCGGCACGTCATCGACTGA
- a CDS encoding GNAT family N-acetyltransferase: protein MGELRLRTERHEPGDRETVHTILADLPAWFGRPEATAGYVDAADRLPADVAVAPDGEAVGVLLVEQHFPETAELHLMAVKAAWHRRGVGRALLAAVERDLVTAGTRLLTVKTLGPSDPDEGYRRTRLFYEAQGFLRLEELMDLWPGTACLVMAKPLA, encoded by the coding sequence ATGGGTGAGCTCCGGCTGCGGACCGAACGGCACGAACCCGGCGACCGGGAGACGGTGCACACCATCCTCGCGGACCTGCCCGCGTGGTTCGGACGTCCCGAGGCCACCGCGGGCTACGTCGACGCCGCCGACCGCCTCCCTGCCGACGTCGCCGTCGCGCCCGACGGTGAGGCCGTCGGCGTGCTCCTCGTCGAGCAGCACTTCCCCGAGACCGCCGAGCTCCACCTCATGGCCGTGAAGGCCGCCTGGCACCGGCGGGGCGTCGGCCGCGCGCTCCTCGCTGCCGTCGAGCGCGACCTCGTCACCGCCGGCACGCGCCTGCTGACCGTGAAGACGCTCGGCCCGTCCGACCCCGACGAGGGCTACCGCCGCACGCGGCTGTTCTACGAGGCGCAGGGGTTCTTGCGGCTCGAGGAGCTCATGGACCTCTGGCCCGGCACGGCGTGCCTCGTCATGGCCAAGCCGCTGGCCTGA